One Methylobacterium sp. AMS5 genomic region harbors:
- a CDS encoding glycosyltransferase family 4 protein codes for MASPFATSLTAALTPQGPTVHPVADLSSRVGTGERHRILHVFRAPVGGLFRHVIDLTRLQAEAGHAVGLVCDASTGGERAERTLAELSPYLALGVTRVPMRRNPHASDLQVMRAVRAQALAVGADVLHGHGAKGGVFARLAPLGAAGRGVIRAYTPHGGSYNYRPGTALHRVYMAAEQVMARATDLFLFESEYVASRHAAFAGGSPRLERIVHNGIAEAEFAPVETADDPFDLVYVGELREAKGLPVLLRALARLRGQGRDLRLLMVGSGPDTESIAAMAENLGLRHAIAFEPPQAIRPVLGRGRVMVVPSLAESLPYVVLEAAAAGQPLVATNVGGIPEIFGAFSSDLVPPGDCEALSTAILRILDEEPSRRQGRTRALSNSLRTRFSMNRMATDVLCGYAAAFSAKRMRTVSVPAAA; via the coding sequence GTGGCCTCTCCCTTCGCCACTTCTCTGACCGCCGCCCTGACGCCCCAGGGGCCGACGGTTCACCCGGTCGCGGACCTGTCGTCCCGCGTGGGCACCGGTGAACGGCACCGCATCCTCCACGTGTTTCGGGCCCCGGTCGGCGGCCTGTTTCGCCACGTTATCGATCTCACCCGCCTCCAGGCGGAGGCCGGGCACGCCGTCGGCCTCGTCTGCGATGCCTCGACCGGCGGCGAGCGGGCCGAACGGACCCTGGCGGAGCTGTCCCCCTACCTCGCGCTGGGCGTCACGCGCGTTCCGATGCGCCGGAACCCGCATGCGAGCGACCTTCAAGTCATGCGCGCAGTGCGGGCGCAGGCGCTCGCCGTCGGCGCGGACGTGCTGCACGGGCACGGCGCGAAGGGCGGCGTGTTCGCCCGCCTCGCCCCGCTCGGCGCGGCCGGGCGCGGGGTGATCCGCGCCTATACCCCGCATGGCGGCAGCTACAATTACCGTCCGGGCACGGCCCTCCACCGGGTCTACATGGCCGCCGAGCAAGTGATGGCGCGGGCGACTGACCTGTTCCTGTTCGAGAGCGAGTACGTCGCCTCGCGGCATGCCGCTTTCGCGGGAGGCTCGCCGCGCCTTGAGCGTATCGTCCACAACGGCATCGCGGAAGCCGAGTTTGCCCCGGTGGAGACGGCGGATGACCCGTTCGATCTCGTCTATGTCGGTGAACTGCGTGAGGCCAAGGGATTGCCGGTGCTGTTGCGGGCACTCGCGCGGCTGAGGGGCCAGGGCCGCGACCTCCGGCTTCTGATGGTAGGCTCCGGCCCTGATACCGAGAGCATCGCCGCGATGGCCGAAAATCTCGGTCTTCGCCATGCCATCGCGTTCGAGCCGCCTCAGGCAATCCGGCCCGTGCTCGGACGCGGCCGGGTCATGGTCGTGCCCTCACTCGCGGAATCCTTGCCCTACGTCGTGCTGGAGGCTGCGGCGGCCGGACAGCCCCTCGTGGCGACCAATGTCGGCGGGATCCCGGAGATCTTCGGGGCCTTCTCCTCCGATCTGGTTCCGCCCGGCGATTGCGAGGCTTTGAGCACCGCCATCCTCCGTATCCTCGATGAGGAGCCATCGCGCCGGCAGGGCCGCACCCGAGCGCTCAGCAACTCGCTGCGCACCCGCTTTTCCATGAACCGCATGGCGACCGACGTGTTGTGCGGCTACGCCGCCGCCTTCAGCGCCAAACGCATGCGGACCGTGTCTGTCCCCGCGGCGGCTTGA
- a CDS encoding polysaccharide biosynthesis/export family protein, producing MAMQRRAFLLALPSVLALGGCLRPDFRTVDLDATGTGSIGTRYALAAGDKLRVIVFGQDNLSNIYAVDGGGRIAMPLIGVVQVGGQTTAQAARLIEAKLAAGYVREPHVTVEVDAYRPFYILGEVTTSGQYPYVNGMTVETAVAIAAGFGPRAARDYAVLTREGQGGLINGIVPMSYPVRPGDTIVVKERFF from the coding sequence ATGGCGATGCAGCGGCGCGCATTTCTCCTGGCCCTTCCGTCCGTCCTGGCGCTCGGCGGCTGCCTGCGCCCGGATTTCCGGACCGTCGATCTCGATGCGACCGGCACCGGGTCCATTGGCACGCGCTACGCCCTGGCGGCGGGCGACAAGCTTCGAGTCATCGTGTTCGGGCAGGATAACCTGTCCAACATCTACGCGGTCGATGGCGGCGGACGGATCGCGATGCCGCTGATCGGCGTGGTTCAGGTGGGCGGGCAGACGACCGCGCAAGCTGCCCGGCTGATCGAAGCCAAGCTCGCCGCCGGATATGTGCGCGAGCCGCACGTGACGGTCGAGGTCGATGCCTACCGGCCCTTCTACATCCTCGGTGAGGTGACGACCTCGGGACAGTACCCTTACGTCAACGGCATGACCGTCGAGACGGCGGTGGCGATTGCCGCGGGCTTCGGCCCACGGGCGGCACGCGACTACGCGGTGCTGACCCGCGAGGGCCAGGGTGGGCTCATCAACGGCATCGTCCCGATGTCCTACCCGGTGCGGCCGGGCGACACGATCGTCGTCAAGGAGCGGTTTTTCTGA
- a CDS encoding exopolysaccharide transport family protein codes for MPRLRLSTDPSLPSTGGPGGPGDGLAVAQIGGVLRRSWAWIAVPTLVAALGAGVFVQVVTPRYTGEAKVLLESRDPAFARTAAERTDQTQPIDEQAVASQVQVAMSRDIARQAIRSLKLVGNPEFDPEAEGSSAIRRTLMMLGLVSAPMDRPSEDRILESYLDHLLVYPVGKSRILAVEFRSRDPELAARGANTVADLYLASLEAASVDTARYASTWLGNNIANLRARVAEAEAKVEAFRAKHGLIGTGSSAAAQPLSSQQLSELSSQLSQARTIQADLTARAKLLKDMIKEGRAFEIPDVANNELIRRTVESRMAMRAQLALESRTLLPAHPRIKELTAQVQDLESQIKAAAERVVRTLENDAKIAGARVESLRAAVEGQQDVVAKGNTSEVELRALEREAKSQREQLESYLARYREAAARDAENASPANARVVSRAIVPDLPSFPKKLPIVAFATMLAFLLASAGVIGRHLLVTPSGPGGDRNGDEGEPFVQSARTDRPRDFYPEPEPPPSRRPAYEPVYGGAYPASATERFAPALAFANSLRATATVHHPVFASTAPIGAEAATQADGAKADRDGFGVPAKSSASYADLDGLIARLENGAGKSHGKGPLTGPLTGPSKGGCVLVVETPRADGTPGLASNLARVLGPRRQTLLVDVNGAVSGPSEPGLTDLVAGAADFLDVIQPVRGSRLHAVKRGAAPLDVLVEEPQGLAIGLNALSQSYDWVLCRLDARNAEDGAELIPAVGPCMDSIVIASDAASDDPALVSLYRLAKETGVGRVVVARHGEDADLTPTLDGTPLRLSA; via the coding sequence ATGCCGCGCCTCAGGCTGTCGACCGATCCGTCTCTTCCGTCCACCGGTGGGCCCGGTGGGCCCGGCGATGGATTGGCGGTGGCGCAGATTGGAGGCGTCCTGCGCCGCTCTTGGGCCTGGATCGCGGTGCCGACGCTCGTGGCCGCGCTCGGTGCGGGCGTCTTCGTGCAGGTCGTGACCCCGCGCTACACCGGCGAAGCCAAGGTTCTGTTGGAAAGCCGCGATCCTGCTTTCGCCCGCACCGCCGCCGAGCGGACGGACCAGACCCAGCCGATCGACGAGCAGGCCGTCGCGAGTCAGGTGCAGGTGGCGATGTCGCGCGACATCGCCCGCCAAGCGATTCGCAGCCTGAAGCTGGTCGGAAACCCCGAATTCGATCCGGAGGCCGAGGGCAGCTCGGCGATCCGGCGCACGCTGATGATGCTCGGGCTCGTCTCGGCGCCGATGGATCGTCCGTCCGAGGATCGGATTCTCGAAAGCTACCTCGACCACCTGCTGGTCTATCCGGTCGGCAAGTCGCGCATCCTCGCCGTCGAGTTCCGATCGCGCGACCCCGAACTCGCCGCGCGCGGCGCCAACACGGTGGCGGACCTCTACCTCGCCTCGCTGGAGGCGGCCTCCGTCGATACCGCCCGTTACGCCTCGACTTGGCTCGGCAACAACATCGCGAACCTGCGCGCCCGCGTGGCCGAAGCCGAGGCGAAGGTCGAGGCGTTCCGCGCCAAGCACGGCCTGATCGGCACGGGGAGCAGTGCAGCGGCTCAGCCGCTCTCGTCCCAGCAGCTCTCCGAACTGTCGAGCCAGCTCTCGCAGGCGCGCACGATCCAGGCGGACCTGACCGCCCGGGCCAAGCTCCTCAAGGACATGATCAAGGAGGGCCGTGCCTTCGAGATCCCCGATGTCGCCAACAACGAGCTGATTCGGCGCACCGTCGAGAGCCGCATGGCGATGCGTGCGCAGCTCGCCCTCGAATCGCGCACACTGCTGCCGGCCCACCCGCGCATCAAGGAGTTGACGGCCCAGGTCCAGGATCTCGAGAGTCAGATCAAGGCCGCTGCCGAGCGGGTGGTGCGCACCCTCGAGAACGACGCCAAGATCGCGGGCGCTCGGGTCGAGAGCCTGCGCGCGGCGGTCGAGGGCCAGCAGGATGTGGTCGCCAAGGGCAACACCAGCGAGGTGGAACTGCGTGCCCTGGAGCGCGAGGCGAAGTCCCAGCGCGAACAGCTCGAATCCTATCTCGCCCGCTACCGCGAGGCCGCCGCGCGTGACGCCGAGAATGCCAGCCCGGCCAATGCCCGCGTGGTGTCCCGTGCGATCGTGCCCGATCTGCCCTCGTTCCCGAAGAAGCTGCCGATCGTCGCCTTCGCCACGATGCTGGCCTTCCTGCTCGCGAGCGCAGGGGTCATCGGCCGCCATCTCCTCGTCACGCCGTCCGGGCCGGGCGGAGACCGCAACGGGGATGAGGGAGAGCCCTTCGTTCAAAGCGCCCGAACCGATCGCCCGCGCGACTTCTATCCCGAGCCGGAGCCGCCCCCGTCGCGCCGTCCTGCCTACGAGCCGGTCTATGGCGGCGCCTATCCGGCCTCTGCGACAGAGCGGTTCGCCCCGGCCCTCGCCTTCGCCAATTCCCTAAGGGCGACGGCGACGGTGCATCACCCGGTCTTCGCCAGCACGGCGCCGATCGGAGCCGAGGCGGCCACGCAAGCGGATGGGGCGAAAGCGGACAGGGACGGGTTCGGCGTCCCCGCGAAATCCTCCGCCTCCTATGCCGATCTCGATGGGCTGATCGCCCGGTTGGAGAACGGAGCGGGCAAGTCGCACGGCAAGGGACCGTTGACGGGGCCGTTGACCGGGCCGTCCAAGGGGGGCTGTGTGCTCGTGGTCGAAACCCCGCGCGCCGACGGCACGCCCGGTCTCGCCTCCAATCTCGCCCGGGTGCTCGGCCCGCGCCGCCAGACGTTGCTGGTCGATGTGAATGGCGCGGTCTCCGGGCCGTCCGAGCCGGGACTGACCGATCTGGTGGCCGGTGCGGCCGACTTCCTCGACGTGATCCAACCGGTGCGGGGCTCGCGTCTCCACGCGGTGAAGCGCGGCGCGGCGCCTCTCGACGTGCTGGTGGAGGAGCCGCAAGGTCTCGCCATCGGGCTCAACGCCCTGTCGCAGAGTTACGATTGGGTGCTCTGCCGGCTCGATGCGCGCAATGCCGAGGACGGCGCCGAGCTCATTCCCGCGGTCGGACCCTGCATGGATTCGATCGTGATCGCCTCGGATGCGGCGTCCGACGACCCGGCTCTGGTCTCGCTCTATCGCCTCGCCAAGGAAACCGGCGTCGGCCGGGTGGTGGTTGCCCGCCACGGCGAGGACGCGGACCTTACTCCGACCCTGGACGGGACGCCTCTGCGGCTTTCGGCCTGA
- a CDS encoding YbaB/EbfC family nucleoid-associated protein gives MRDLMGIMKQAQAMQEKMASVQSELEAVEVSGASGGGAVTVRMTAKGQVLGVSIDPSLMVADEREILEDLIVAACNDARGKAEATAQEKMAELTKGLPLPPGMKLPF, from the coding sequence ATGCGCGACCTCATGGGCATCATGAAGCAGGCCCAGGCCATGCAGGAAAAGATGGCCTCGGTTCAGTCCGAACTCGAAGCGGTCGAGGTGTCGGGCGCCTCCGGCGGCGGCGCCGTGACCGTGCGGATGACGGCCAAGGGTCAGGTGCTCGGCGTTTCGATCGATCCGAGCCTGATGGTCGCCGACGAACGGGAAATCTTGGAAGATCTGATCGTCGCCGCCTGCAACGACGCCCGCGGCAAGGCCGAGGCGACGGCCCAGGAGAAGATGGCGGAGCTGACGAAAGGCCTGCCGCTGCCGCCCGGCATGAAGCTGCCGTTTTAG
- a CDS encoding DNA polymerase III subunit gamma/tau, whose translation MDETHGTFPDEPGLPGMPAPAPAAAPYRVLARKYRPQTFDDLIGQGAMVRTLGNAFAANRIPQAWMLTGVRGVGKTTTARILARGLNYLRTGQPDTGPTVSMPELGQHCQAIMESRHMDVLEMDAASHTGIDDVRGIIDGIRYSPVSARYKVYIVDEVHMLSEKAFNAFLKTLEEPPPHAKFVFATTEIRKVPVTILSRCQRFDLRRVEADVLSAHLKKICAAEGVEAEDEALAAVTRAAEGSVRDALSLLDQAIAHGAGAVSAAGVRDMLGLADRSRIVDLFEAVMRGDVPAAFAEIRAQYDAGADPAVVLSDLASFTHLVTRLKLVPGAEADPTLSEAERVRGVAFAGRLPVRALSRAWQILLKALPEVQAAPRPLAAAEMAIVRLAYAADLPTPDEALRQLRADIASSEGNGAARPSLGRDGGSAMASHGSAALQMAPPAPQPSPRPTLAAVPSPVTAAAPQPASRPAPVAPAGPRLGRFEDVVAQAEAARDIALKVALERDVHLVRFEEGRIEFRLAPGGRQSLPTDLARALDAWTGRRWLVALSKEPGAPTIAEHSRAAEETRHQNAAAHPLVREVLSRFPGAQIVDVRDKSPETADAAADGAGPAAPPPEETDDDA comes from the coding sequence ATGGACGAGACGCACGGCACGTTCCCCGACGAGCCGGGCCTGCCCGGCATGCCCGCCCCCGCGCCGGCCGCGGCCCCCTATCGCGTCCTGGCGCGAAAATATCGCCCCCAGACCTTCGATGACCTGATCGGCCAGGGCGCCATGGTGCGCACGCTGGGAAATGCGTTCGCGGCCAACCGCATCCCGCAGGCCTGGATGCTCACGGGCGTGCGCGGCGTCGGCAAGACGACCACCGCCCGCATCCTCGCCCGCGGCCTCAACTACCTGCGCACCGGCCAGCCGGATACCGGCCCCACCGTGTCGATGCCGGAACTCGGCCAGCACTGCCAGGCGATCATGGAATCCCGGCACATGGACGTGCTGGAGATGGATGCCGCCTCGCATACCGGCATCGACGATGTGCGCGGCATCATCGACGGCATCCGCTACTCGCCGGTCTCGGCCCGCTACAAGGTCTACATCGTCGACGAGGTCCACATGCTCTCGGAGAAGGCGTTCAACGCCTTCCTGAAGACGCTGGAGGAGCCGCCGCCCCACGCCAAGTTCGTGTTCGCGACCACCGAGATCCGCAAGGTTCCGGTGACGATCCTGTCGCGCTGCCAGCGCTTCGATCTGCGCCGGGTCGAGGCCGACGTGCTCTCCGCCCACCTGAAGAAGATCTGCGCAGCGGAAGGGGTGGAGGCCGAGGACGAGGCGCTCGCCGCCGTCACCCGCGCCGCCGAGGGCTCGGTGCGCGACGCGCTCTCGCTGCTCGATCAGGCCATCGCCCACGGGGCGGGCGCGGTCTCGGCTGCGGGCGTGCGCGACATGCTGGGCCTCGCCGACCGCTCGCGCATCGTCGATCTGTTCGAGGCCGTGATGCGCGGCGACGTGCCGGCCGCCTTCGCCGAGATCCGCGCGCAGTACGACGCGGGTGCCGACCCGGCGGTCGTGCTCTCGGATCTCGCCAGCTTCACCCATCTCGTCACCCGCCTCAAGCTGGTGCCGGGGGCGGAGGCCGACCCGACCTTGAGCGAGGCGGAGCGCGTGCGCGGCGTGGCGTTCGCCGGGCGCCTGCCGGTGCGGGCACTGTCGCGGGCGTGGCAGATCCTGCTCAAAGCGTTGCCCGAGGTGCAGGCCGCCCCCCGCCCGCTCGCCGCCGCCGAGATGGCGATCGTACGGCTTGCCTATGCTGCCGACCTGCCGACGCCCGACGAGGCCCTGCGCCAGCTTCGCGCCGACATCGCCTCGTCCGAGGGCAACGGCGCCGCTCGCCCGAGCCTGGGGCGCGACGGCGGCTCCGCCATGGCCTCGCACGGCTCGGCCGCGTTGCAGATGGCGCCGCCCGCCCCGCAACCCTCGCCCCGGCCGACCCTGGCCGCGGTTCCCTCCCCCGTCACGGCCGCTGCGCCCCAACCCGCATCGCGCCCGGCTCCGGTGGCCCCTGCCGGTCCGCGGCTCGGGCGCTTCGAGGACGTGGTCGCCCAGGCCGAGGCGGCCCGCGACATCGCCCTCAAGGTGGCGCTGGAGCGCGACGTGCATCTGGTGCGCTTCGAGGAGGGGCGGATCGAGTTCCGCCTCGCGCCCGGCGGCCGGCAGAGCCTCCCGACCGATCTCGCCCGCGCCCTCGATGCCTGGACCGGACGGCGCTGGCTGGTGGCCCTCTCCAAGGAGCCCGGCGCGCCGACGATCGCGGAACACTCGCGGGCGGCCGAGGAAACCCGCCACCAGAACGCCGCCGCCCACCCGCTGGTGCGGGAAGTTCTGTCGCGCTTCCCCGGCGCGCAGATCGTCGATGTGCGGGACAAATCGCCGGAGACCGCCGACGCCGCGGCGGACGGCGCCGGGCCGGCGGCCCCTCCGCCCGAAGAGACGGACGACGACGCCTGA
- a CDS encoding DUF5991 domain-containing protein, translating into MRTTTIPARFAVLALLAGLSVPAGAQDRARAPAQEGALKGWQGHYRYEHAAGRTAGGTGVVVNYDLVLLAPDVSDGCVLTIRGFQSDETLRCRTRQEGRDLAVTFDRYGDGKTVNTYGVAVYKPGQPLFTLAKGRALVTRWQGLKPDGQGVAESGAYFEKLR; encoded by the coding sequence ATGCGGACGACCACGATTCCGGCACGCTTCGCCGTCCTGGCGCTGCTTGCGGGCCTATCCGTACCCGCCGGCGCGCAGGATCGAGCCCGAGCGCCGGCACAGGAGGGGGCGCTCAAAGGTTGGCAGGGCCATTACCGCTACGAGCACGCGGCCGGCCGCACAGCCGGCGGTACGGGCGTCGTTGTGAATTACGACCTCGTGCTGCTGGCGCCCGATGTCAGCGACGGATGCGTTCTGACCATACGGGGCTTCCAATCGGACGAGACGCTCCGCTGCCGGACCCGCCAGGAGGGGCGGGATCTCGCGGTGACGTTCGATCGCTACGGCGATGGCAAAACGGTCAATACGTACGGGGTGGCGGTCTACAAGCCGGGCCAGCCCCTCTTCACCCTCGCCAAGGGGCGGGCGTTGGTCACGCGCTGGCAGGGACTGAAGCCGGACGGGCAGGGCGTGGCCGAGAGCGGCGCCTACTTCGAGAAACTGCGGTAG
- a CDS encoding PepSY domain-containing protein produces the protein MSFRPLAAFAIGFALLSGPVLADEKLPPDQQAKVEDVLKKEGFTKWKEIELDDGMIEVDDAIDANGKQFDLKLDPKTLEIVKRKAE, from the coding sequence ATGTCCTTCCGCCCCCTCGCCGCCTTCGCCATCGGCTTCGCTCTCCTCAGCGGTCCGGTGCTCGCCGACGAGAAGCTGCCGCCCGACCAGCAGGCCAAGGTCGAGGACGTCCTGAAGAAGGAGGGATTCACCAAGTGGAAGGAGATCGAACTCGACGACGGCATGATCGAGGTGGACGACGCCATCGACGCCAACGGCAAGCAGTTCGACCTCAAGCTCGATCCGAAGACCCTGGAGATCGTGAAGCGCAAGGCGGAGTAA
- a CDS encoding YifB family Mg chelatase-like AAA ATPase, whose amino-acid sequence MVTRVATVAFEGIEARAVDVQVQIAAGAVAFTIVGLPDKAVAESRERVRSALIASGLALPAKRITVNLAPADLPKEGSHYDLPIALAVMGAIGALPADALGGYCVLGELALDGSITAVAGVLPAAMAANGRGLGLICPAATGPEAAWAAGDMDVLAPRSLIQLANHFKGSQVMARPQPAVAAPAGPMPDLRDIKGQEGAKRALEIAAAGGHNLLMNGPPGAGKSMLAARLPSILPPLGPRELLEVSMIQSVAGELKGGALSNRRPFRQPHHSASMAALVGGGLNARPGEASLAHGGVLFLDELPEFTPQVLDSLRQPMETGEIMIARANHRTTYPARFQLVAAMNPCRCGMALEPGYACRRGPNERCLAQYGARISGPLLDRIDLRIEVAAVTAADLILPPPAEGSAEAAARVAAARALQSARYAALGLPAATTNATCPATAIETAAAPDAEGAALIRHAAETMRLSARGFHRTLRVARTLADLDGEAQVRRLHLAEALSYRARGERPAAAA is encoded by the coding sequence ATGGTCACGCGCGTCGCCACCGTCGCCTTCGAGGGGATCGAGGCGCGTGCCGTCGACGTGCAGGTGCAGATCGCAGCCGGCGCCGTCGCCTTCACCATCGTCGGCCTGCCCGACAAGGCGGTGGCGGAATCGCGCGAGCGGGTGCGCTCGGCGCTGATCGCCTCGGGGCTGGCGCTCCCGGCCAAGCGCATCACGGTCAACCTCGCCCCGGCCGACCTGCCGAAGGAGGGCTCGCATTACGATTTGCCGATTGCGCTCGCGGTGATGGGCGCCATCGGCGCGCTGCCCGCGGACGCGCTCGGCGGCTATTGCGTGCTCGGCGAACTCGCGCTCGACGGCTCGATCACGGCGGTGGCCGGCGTGCTGCCCGCGGCGATGGCGGCCAACGGGCGCGGCCTCGGCCTGATCTGCCCGGCCGCGACCGGGCCCGAGGCGGCGTGGGCCGCCGGCGACATGGACGTGCTGGCGCCGCGCTCGCTGATCCAGCTCGCCAACCACTTCAAGGGCAGCCAAGTGATGGCCCGGCCGCAGCCCGCGGTGGCGGCCCCCGCCGGGCCGATGCCGGATCTGCGCGACATCAAGGGCCAGGAGGGCGCCAAGCGCGCCCTGGAGATCGCGGCGGCCGGCGGCCACAACCTGCTGATGAACGGGCCACCGGGCGCCGGCAAATCGATGCTCGCCGCGCGCCTTCCCTCGATCCTGCCGCCCTTGGGCCCGCGCGAACTGCTCGAAGTCTCGATGATCCAGTCGGTCGCGGGCGAGCTGAAGGGCGGAGCCCTCTCGAACCGGCGTCCGTTCCGCCAGCCGCACCATTCCGCCTCCATGGCGGCGCTGGTCGGCGGCGGGCTCAACGCGCGGCCCGGCGAGGCCTCGCTCGCCCATGGCGGCGTGCTGTTCCTCGACGAGCTGCCCGAGTTCACGCCCCAGGTGCTCGACTCCCTGCGCCAGCCGATGGAGACGGGCGAGATCATGATCGCCCGCGCCAACCACCGGACGACTTACCCGGCGCGGTTCCAGCTCGTGGCGGCGATGAACCCGTGCCGCTGCGGCATGGCGCTGGAGCCCGGCTATGCCTGTCGCCGGGGGCCGAACGAGCGCTGCCTCGCGCAGTACGGCGCCCGCATCTCCGGGCCTCTGCTCGACCGGATCGACCTGCGGATCGAGGTCGCGGCAGTGACCGCGGCCGACCTGATCCTGCCGCCGCCCGCGGAAGGCTCGGCCGAGGCCGCGGCGCGGGTCGCCGCCGCCCGCGCCCTCCAGAGCGCGCGCTACGCCGCCCTCGGCCTGCCCGCCGCCACCACCAACGCGACCTGCCCGGCCACCGCCATCGAGACGGCGGCCGCGCCCGATGCCGAGGGTGCGGCGCTGATCCGCCACGCGGCCGAGACCATGCGGCTGTCCGCCCGCGGCTTCCACCGCACGCTGCGGGTCGCACGGACACTGGCCGACCTCGACGGCGAGGCGCAGGTGCGGCGGCTGCATCTGGCCGAGGCTTTGTCCTACCGGGCACGGGGCGAGCGGCCGGCGGCCGCCGCGTGA
- a CDS encoding FIST N-terminal domain-containing protein has product MAHGTQMQRHLCGIQTAWTDAGEALDAVAAVAGAIDRSAVGHLIVFFSPAYEAETLTAALAAQFPGIGLTGCSTSGGISPAGSIDRGLVAIAFPRQGFRIVSGLLTDIARLDVEGAASTVRGLRRTLDGVRPEGGSGHRFALSLIDSLANAEETVVSAVAWALDGIPLIGGSAGDDLAFRSTVLIHEGQVCREAAVILLVETDFPIRIFKSDNFEPTSRKFVVTAAREDERRVTELNAEPAAREYAMAVGLDPENLSTMSFAAYPLAVKIGGEYYCRSISRVEPDGSMTFFCAIGEGVVLTLAQPRDIVEATRAELESLDASLGGLDLVIGFDCVFRRLDAESRQARHRIADLYRRYGVVGFETYGEQYRSMHLNQTFTGIAIGRAESPDRRGAKIAT; this is encoded by the coding sequence GTGGCGCACGGCACGCAGATGCAACGGCATCTGTGCGGAATCCAGACGGCCTGGACGGATGCGGGCGAGGCTTTGGACGCGGTCGCGGCCGTGGCGGGGGCCATCGATCGGTCGGCGGTCGGCCATCTGATCGTCTTCTTCTCGCCGGCCTATGAGGCGGAAACCCTCACCGCCGCGCTCGCGGCGCAGTTTCCTGGCATCGGGCTCACCGGCTGTTCCACCTCCGGCGGGATCAGCCCGGCGGGCTCGATCGACCGCGGCCTCGTCGCCATCGCCTTCCCGCGCCAGGGCTTCCGCATCGTCTCGGGTCTGCTCACCGACATTGCCCGGCTCGATGTCGAGGGCGCGGCCTCGACCGTGCGCGGCCTGCGCCGGACCCTCGACGGGGTGCGGCCGGAGGGCGGCAGCGGCCACCGTTTCGCCCTGTCACTGATCGATTCGCTCGCCAATGCGGAGGAGACGGTGGTCTCGGCGGTGGCCTGGGCGCTCGACGGCATCCCGCTGATCGGCGGCTCGGCCGGTGACGATCTCGCCTTCCGCAGCACCGTGCTGATCCACGAGGGCCAAGTCTGCCGCGAGGCGGCGGTGATCCTTCTGGTCGAGACCGATTTCCCGATCCGGATCTTCAAGAGCGACAATTTCGAGCCGACGAGCCGCAAGTTCGTGGTCACCGCCGCCCGCGAGGACGAGCGGCGCGTCACCGAACTCAACGCCGAGCCCGCGGCACGCGAATACGCCATGGCGGTGGGGCTCGACCCGGAAAACCTCTCGACGATGAGCTTTGCCGCCTACCCGCTCGCGGTGAAGATCGGCGGGGAGTATTACTGCCGCTCGATCAGCCGGGTGGAGCCGGACGGCTCGATGACCTTCTTCTGCGCCATCGGCGAGGGCGTGGTTCTGACACTGGCGCAGCCCCGCGACATCGTCGAGGCGACGCGGGCCGAACTCGAAAGCCTCGACGCCTCGCTCGGCGGGCTCGACCTCGTGATCGGTTTCGATTGCGTGTTTCGCCGGCTCGATGCCGAGAGCCGGCAGGCGCGCCACCGCATCGCCGACCTGTACCGTCGCTACGGCGTGGTCGGCTTCGAAACCTACGGCGAGCAGTACCGCTCGATGCACCTGAACCAGACTTTTACGGGCATCGCCATCGGCCGGGCCGAGTCTCCGGACCGCCGCGGCGCGAAGATCGCGACGTGA